The nucleotide window GCAGCACGGGTTTGCTGGCGGCGCGGCGCCAGTAGTCGTCGGTATCGGCAAAGCCGTGCAGCGGCGCGGTGACGACGTTGTCGAACGCGTACAGGTCGCGGCTGGCGAGCATGGTGTCGCGGTCGAACAGGCCCGGGAACTGTTCCAGCTTGGCCAGCGACTTGCGCTTGAGCGTCTGCAGGAACATGCGCGTGTAGACCAGGTTGAAGCCGGCCGACAGCGCCGCGCCGCCCGCGGCCAGGTCCAGCGGCGCGGAGATCGCCGCGGCCGCATGCACGTGGCCGGCGCGGCTGCCGTCTTCGCCCAGCATGCGCAGCAAGGCGTTGCCGCCCAGCGAGATCCCCACCACCAGCAGCTTGCGCCCGCCGGCGCAGTGGTGCTGGCGCATGCGCTCCAGTACCCAGCGCAGCTCGGCCGAATCACCGGAGTGGTAGAAGCGCGGCGCCAGGTTGAGTTCGCCCGAGCAGCCGCGGAAATGCGGGATCACGCCCTGCCAGCCGCGCAGCGACAGCGCATGCATCAGCGCCTGCGCGTAGTGGCTGCCGGAGTCGCCCTCCAGCCCGTGGAACATCACCACCAGCGGCGTATCCGGCAGCACCGCGTGGGTGGTCCAGTCGAGGTCGATGAAGTCCTGGTCG belongs to Cupriavidus taiwanensis and includes:
- a CDS encoding YheT family hydrolase; this encodes MTQLPHHRLPYAIQADPAAAHGYGEGVPMPWWLRGGHAQTIIPARFTRRPPRVSFRRERWATPDQDFIDLDWTTHAVLPDTPLVVMFHGLEGDSGSHYAQALMHALSLRGWQGVIPHFRGCSGELNLAPRFYHSGDSAELRWVLERMRQHHCAGGRKLLVVGISLGGNALLRMLGEDGSRAGHVHAAAAISAPLDLAAGGAALSAGFNLVYTRMFLQTLKRKSLAKLEQFPGLFDRDTMLASRDLYAFDNVVTAPLHGFADTDDYWRRAASKPVLRDIAVPTLVLNARNDPFLPARHLPGPADASPQVWLEQPEHGGHVGFMTPPAGWRRQLPLQADGRFGGHIEWLPARILQFFDSMM